Proteins from a genomic interval of Eulemur rufifrons isolate Redbay chromosome 10, OSU_ERuf_1, whole genome shotgun sequence:
- the C10H5orf47 gene encoding uncharacterized protein C5orf47 homolog — translation MAAAGREQRQGLARFVYVNRFGSHQCGGVLQLGGHRAQSRWCPGFGVRCSQEEPPEAAAVATGVPGAGELPPSSRAGVPAAPGAAAAASASSRRRASSARSGPGPAARADLIQKDAAKKFDFPIPLNEASKKMKKKKKVSVWNRVYKVISRMLEENEKYRLRLKCQRLSSESSSYTR, via the exons ATGGCGGCGGCGGGCCGGGAGCAGCGGCAGGGCCTGGCGCGCTTCGTCTACGTGAACCGCTTCGGCTCACACCAGTGTGGCGGCGTTTTGCAGCTAGGCGGCCACCGGGCTCAGAGCCGTTGGTGCCCAGGGTTCGGGGTCCGCTGCAGCCAGGAGGAGCCGCCGGAAGCAGCGGCGGTGGCGACGGGAGTCCCGGGCGCCGGCGAGCTGCCCCCCAGCTCCCGGGCGGGGGTCCCTGCAGCCCCCGGCGCCGCGGCTGCGGCCTCCGCCTCCTCCCGGCGGCGGGCGTCGAGCGCGCGGAGCGGTCCCGGGCCGGCGGCGCGTGCAG atttaATCCAGAAGGATGCAGCTAAAAAGTTTGATTTTCCCATACCATTGAATGAAGcttccaaaaaaatgaaaaaaaagaaaaag GTTTCAGTATGGAATAGAGTATACAAAGTCATTTCTAGAAtgcttgaagaaaatgaaaaatatagactGAGGCTGAAATGCCAAAGATTATCTAGTGAAA GCTCCAGTTATACAAGATGA